DNA sequence from the Sulfurimonas sediminis genome:
GAACTCAGTGTCAGCGGAAAAGTAGGGCAGTTTGATACAGAGCTTGTTGAAGAGTTTTTTCGTGCCTTTGCCTTAAATGCAAGAATAAGCATGCACATTATAGAGTGCCGCGGGAAAAACAAACATCACATTATAGAAGCGGCATTTAAGGCGGTCGCTGTTGCACTCAGACGGGCAACAGCAAAAAATGAAAGAGTCGGCATACCAAGTACAAAAGATGTTTTATGATTAAACTGATAGTATTGGATGTTGACGGTTGTTTAACTGATGGTAAACTTATCTACTCAGCCCAAGGGTATGAGAGTAAAAATTTTAATGTCAAAGACGGTTTGGGTATCACGACCTGGATAAAAACAGGAAATCAGGTTGCCATTATAACAGGAAGAAATTCCTCTATCGTTGAAAAAAGAGCCAAAGAACTGGGAGTGCAGCATTTGTACCAGGGTATACGGGACAAAGAGAGCATTTTAAGAAAAATCATTGCTGATCTTGGTCTGGAGTTTTATGAGGTTGGCGTAATCGGCGATGACTTGAATGACTATAATATGCTGCGTCTTGCCGGGAGAAGTTTTACCCCGAGTGACGGGCACGATACAATTAAAGAACTTGTCAATACAACACTCTCAAAAAGTGGCGGCAATGGTGCGGTAAGAGAGATGATAGATATTTTAGTGCAAGAAAATGATCAAAAAGAAGCATTTCTATCTGTCTGGGTCTAAGGAGTAAAAGATCAATATCAATATATTTTTAACCTTTGTCATTACTCTCTTGCTGGTAATATTTTTCATGTTTAAACCTATGGATGTAAAAATGCATCATTTTACAGATGTGCCACTCTTTGAATTGAGTGATTTTACGATGTATGAACTTGATACTCACGGGTTGACGACAATTTTACTCGGAAGTACGGGAACAAGATACGCTCAGAGATACGAGATAAAAGATATGGACTATACCGACAATTCGAAAAAATATATTGCAAATATGGTCTCTGATCTGGGTGTATATAAAAATGAAATCGTCAAGCTAAGCGGTCATGTTGTTTATGTGCGAGAAGACGGACTGACATTTAAAAGTCAAGAAGCACTTTACAACAAAAAAACGGCAGATGTAGTCAGTGATACAAAATACACCGCCTACCTGAATGACAATGTAGTCATCGGCGATTATATAAAATACAATAACATTACAAAAAAGATTTATTCTAAAAATGTTATTGCCACATATCAACTAAAAGAGGAAAAATAGATGAAATATCTACTTGTACTAACACTTTTTTTGCAGACTCTACTCTTTTCACAAGAGCTTAAAATCAAAGCAGATGAGTTCAGAGGTGACCAGAAAAAAGGTATTTCAGTCTTTACCGGACATGTAAGAATTAAAAAAGTCAATGATGAACTTAACGCCTCCGAGGTTACGGTATATACAGACAAAAACAACAAGCCCACAAAATTTGTAGCGGTCGGAAATGCTTCTTTTGTGATAAAAACAGTTGAGGGAGCAGACTACAGAGGTGTTGCACAAAAAGTCGTTTACCTGCCTTTAAAAAAAGAGTATCACTTTTTTGGAAATGTACATCTGCAACAACTCAACGAGAAAAAAGAGATTTTTGGAGATGAAGTTATTTTGCAGGCGATAAGCGGGAAAGCCTATGCCAAAGGTGTTGCAAAAGAGCCTGTCATTATGATATTTGATATAAAAGACGAAAAGGAAAAAAAATGATAGACATTGTTGATGCAAAATTTATAACATCGGCTCCGAATGTCAATGCTGCACCGGAATCTGAGGAACAAAACGAAGTAGTATTTATGGCACGTTCCAATGTTGGTAAAAGCTCACTTTTAAATGCTCTAACAAACCATAAAGGATTGGCAAAAGTTTCTTCAACACCGGGAAAAACAAAGCTTATAAATTATTTTGATGTTACCTTTTTAGACAGAGAAACTTCCAATAAAGTTGTAGCAAAATTTGTAGATTTACCTGGTTTTGGCTATGCAAAAGTGGCTAAATCTATGAAAAGTGACTGGGAAAAGAACCTGACAGACTATATAGCCAACAGAGAAGAGATAAAGATTTTTATACACCTTATAGATTCCAGACATCCCCACCTGGAAATAGATACTGCCGTAAGTGATTTTCTTTTTAGAACTGCCAGAGAAAACCAGTATATCATTCAGATTTTTACAAAAATTGACAAGTTAAATCAAAAAGAGCAAAGTGCACTTCGAAAAGAGTTTCCAAATGCTTTAATGGTTTCAAGCGCGAAAAAAAGAGGAATCAATAAAATCGTTCAAGTCATTTATAAAATACTGCAAGAGAAGACAGATGAAGATTGACTACACCAAGGCGAAACTCTCAGATATTGAAAAAATGAGAGAACTTGTACAGCCTGAAGTGCAGAGCGGTATCATTTTAGAAAGAAGCGAGGATGAAATCGCAACAAATATCCGTTCATATACTTTGGCTTTTATAGCTGATGAACTTGTCGGTTTTGCGGCACTCCACATTCACACAAGATATCTTGGCGAAATACGCTCTTTGGTTGTAAAAGAGGGATTTCGGGGACAGAAAATAGGAGAGAACCTGGTTGCATGCGCTGTTGATGAGGGCAGAACACTCGGTCTTCAAAAAGTACTGAGTCTCACCTACAAGCAGTCTTTTTTTGAAAGACTGGGATTTGTGGAAATTCCAAAAGAGTCCCTTCCCGAACATAAAATTTGGGCCGATTGTATTAAATGTAAACACTTTCCGATATGCAACGAAGTATCTCTCATCAAAAACCTGTAATCTCACTCTTTTATATAGTGCTTTTTGTACTGTATGACAGTCTGGGCACAATTTATCCGTTTCTACCGCCAATGCTGACACTTTTGTATGTACTTTTTGCCCGTGCACTTGACAATGATGACACACTCTCTGTTTTTGTTATTGTGCTGTGCCTTGTTGTTTTTGAAGCCAACTACGGATATATGCTTTTGAGTGCAGTTGTCTATTTTTATTTATTGTATAAATTTATTATGCCTCAAATCACCAAAAATTCCAACTGTTTGGTTTGTATTCGAGCGCTGACAGCTATTCTTGTCTATCTTGGTTATTTTCTTTTTCTGACACTGTTGTCAAATATTTTTTTATTGCCACAGCCAAATATAAATTACTATATAATTTACTATATAGTAATTGAATTCTTTTTAATAGGTCTCTTATGAAAATAAAATTTATTATTTTTGTCTTTGTATCAATCTGGCTGGCACTTATAGTGCGCGTTTTCTATCTAGCCGTTGAATCAAACAGCTACTACAGCAGACTCTCTATGCAAAACACCATCAAACAT
Encoded proteins:
- a CDS encoding KdsC family phosphatase, producing MIKLIVLDVDGCLTDGKLIYSAQGYESKNFNVKDGLGITTWIKTGNQVAIITGRNSSIVEKRAKELGVQHLYQGIRDKESILRKIIADLGLEFYEVGVIGDDLNDYNMLRLAGRSFTPSDGHDTIKELVNTTLSKSGGNGAVREMIDILVQENDQKEAFLSVWV
- the lptC gene encoding LPS export ABC transporter periplasmic protein LptC — encoded protein: MFLTFVITLLLVIFFMFKPMDVKMHHFTDVPLFELSDFTMYELDTHGLTTILLGSTGTRYAQRYEIKDMDYTDNSKKYIANMVSDLGVYKNEIVKLSGHVVYVREDGLTFKSQEALYNKKTADVVSDTKYTAYLNDNVVIGDYIKYNNITKKIYSKNVIATYQLKEEK
- the lptA gene encoding lipopolysaccharide transport periplasmic protein LptA produces the protein MKYLLVLTLFLQTLLFSQELKIKADEFRGDQKKGISVFTGHVRIKKVNDELNASEVTVYTDKNNKPTKFVAVGNASFVIKTVEGADYRGVAQKVVYLPLKKEYHFFGNVHLQQLNEKKEIFGDEVILQAISGKAYAKGVAKEPVIMIFDIKDEKEKK
- the yihA gene encoding ribosome biogenesis GTP-binding protein YihA/YsxC encodes the protein MIDIVDAKFITSAPNVNAAPESEEQNEVVFMARSNVGKSSLLNALTNHKGLAKVSSTPGKTKLINYFDVTFLDRETSNKVVAKFVDLPGFGYAKVAKSMKSDWEKNLTDYIANREEIKIFIHLIDSRHPHLEIDTAVSDFLFRTARENQYIIQIFTKIDKLNQKEQSALRKEFPNALMVSSAKKRGINKIVQVIYKILQEKTDED
- a CDS encoding N-acetyltransferase gives rise to the protein MKIDYTKAKLSDIEKMRELVQPEVQSGIILERSEDEIATNIRSYTLAFIADELVGFAALHIHTRYLGEIRSLVVKEGFRGQKIGENLVACAVDEGRTLGLQKVLSLTYKQSFFERLGFVEIPKESLPEHKIWADCIKCKHFPICNEVSLIKNL